The following are encoded together in the Triticum dicoccoides isolate Atlit2015 ecotype Zavitan chromosome 6B, WEW_v2.0, whole genome shotgun sequence genome:
- the LOC119324080 gene encoding LRR receptor-like serine/threonine-protein kinase EFR, with protein MHVCGCEASVIVFLNPWGLSQLSIHAQFTAHTSPPGKTKQKRLRYCCAPQPSRGDQGLMSSPKQPPKLAMLLLLALLLLCNGVGNAHCSRIHENSADLHALLDFHRGITDDPKGALSNWNTTTHFCRWNGVTCTTTRPFRVSWLNLTCQNLQGHITPSLGNLTFLNLLELSYNRFIGTFPVLNNLQLQYLIMTNNSLTGINPNALSNCSNWGYLDFFSNLLVGPIPRN; from the exons ATGCATGTGTGTGGATGTGAGGCCTCTGTAATTGTGTTTTTAAACCCCTGGGGCCTCAGCCAGCTGAGCATCCACGCACAGTTCACAGCCCATACATCACCACCCGGCAAAACCAAGCAGAAACGGCTCCGCTACTGTTGTGCTCCCCAGCCGAGCAGAG GTGACCAGGGCCTTATGAGCTCTCCTAAGCAACCGCCGAAGCTCGCCATGCTTTTACTGCTGGCACTGCTGCTGCTCTGTAACGGAGTTGGCAACGCCCATTGTTCAAGGATCCACGAGAACAGTGCCGATCTGCACGCGCTGCTCGACTTCCATCGGGGCATCACCGACGACCCAAAGGGGGCCTTGAGCAATTGGAACACCACGACCCACTTCTGTCGGTGGAATGGTGTCACATGCACCACGACACGGCCATTCCGCGTCTCATGGCTAAACCTCACCTGCCAAAACTTACAAGGCCATATCACCCCCTCTCTTGGAAACCTAACCTTCCTAAATCTGCTTGAACTCTCCTATAATAGATTCATCGGTACCTTCCCTGTTCTTAATAATCTCCAACTGCAGTACCTTATTATGACCAACAACAGTTTAACAGGGATAAATCCTAATGCACTCTCAAACTGCTCCAATTGGGGCTACTTGGACTTCTTCTCGAACTTGCTAGTGGGTCCAATTCCTCGAAACTAG